In Capsicum annuum cultivar UCD-10X-F1 chromosome 11, UCD10Xv1.1, whole genome shotgun sequence, one genomic interval encodes:
- the LOC107848330 gene encoding polygalacturonase At1g48100, whose product MGGLSFRSFTFMFIVAFLVWSSLNVEICNARRGKHWRQQTRSSSASLYKKKGKSHGSNNHHKSGSKPKPKYLSPPPSKPTNPPSKGYDNVPSTNIFDVRNFGAVGDGKTDDTKAFQTAWAAACKVEASTMIVPSQYVFLVGPISFSGPYCQHNIVFQLDGTIIAPVDAKSWGSGLFQWLEFTKLVGITIKGSGVIDGRGAFWWQDAPYSDPLDDELKLIIPLNKTLLRPPPTPLNSSLSGKMPSIKPTALRFYGSFNVTVTGITIQNSQQCHLKFDNCIGIVVYNFTVSSPGDSPNTDGIHLQNSKDALIRSSNIACGDDCVSIQTGCTNVYVHNINCGPGHGISIGGLGKDNTKACVSNITVKDIVMKNTMNGVRIKTWQGGSGSVQGVFFSNIQVNEVQLPIVIDQFYCDKSKCKNQTAAVALSGINYEGIKGTYTVKPVHLACSDSMPCQDVTLTNIQLKPVQERYHMYDPFCWQTFGELYTPTQPPIGCLQVGKPSSNKIQADHDQC is encoded by the exons ATGGGAGGATTAAGTTTTAGGAGCTTCACATTTATGTTCATAGTTGCATTTCTGGTATGGTCGTCATTGAATGTAGAGATTTGTAATGCAAGAAGAGGTAAGCATTGGAGACAACAAACAAGAAGTTCCTCTGCTTCTTTGTACAAGAAGAAAGGGAAGTCTCATGGTAGCAATAACCATCACAAAAGTGGGAGTAAGCCGAAGCCAAAATACTTGTCTCCACCACCAAGTAAGCCAACCAACCCACCAAGCAAAGGCTACGACAATGTACCTTCGACCAACATCTTTGATGTGAGAAATTTCGGTGCCGTTGGAGATGGCAAGACCGATGACACTAAG GCATTTCAAACTGCGTGGGCAGCTGCTTGTAAGGTGGAGGCATCGACAATGATCGTCCCATCGCAATATGTATTCCTTGTCGGACCAATTTCATTCTCAGGTCCATACTGTCAGCACAACATTGTTTTTCAG CTAGATGGAACGATAATTGCTCCAGTAGACGCCAAATCTTGGGGTTCAGGTCTTTTCCAGTGGCTCGAATTTACCAAATTGGTTGGGATTACAATCAAAGGAAGTGGAGTGATTGATGGGAGAGGTGCATTTTGGTGGCAAGATGCCCCATATTCTGATCCTCTAGATgatgaattaaaactcatcatCCCATTAAACAAGACATTATTGAGACCTCCTCCAACTCCT CTAAATAGCTCTCTTAGTGGGAAAATGCCAAGCATTAAACCTACA GCTCTCCGATTCTATGGGAGTTTCAATGTTACAGTAACAGGCATCACAATTCAGAATAGTCAACAATGCCATCTCAAGTTTGACAACTGCATAGGGATAGTGGTATACAATTTCACTGTCTCATCTCCTGGAGATAGTCCTAATACAGATGGTATCCATTTACAGAACTCCAAAGATGCGCTAATCCGTAGTTCCAACATTGCTTGTG GAGATGACTGTGTCTCTATACAAACTGGATGCACCAACGTgtatgtacacaacataaattgTGGACCAGGACATGGAATCAGCATTGGAGGACTAGGGAAAGACAACACAAAAGCTTGTGTTTCAAATATTACAGTTAAAGATATTGTTATGAAGAACACAATGAATGGTGTCAGGATTAAGACATGGCAG GGTGGGTCAGGGTCGGTACAAGGAGTGTTTTTCTCAAACATTCAAGTTAACGAAGTCCAGCTACCAATTGTAATTGATCAGTTCTATTGTGACAAGAGCAAATGCAAGAACCAGACAGCTGCAGTGGCTTTATCAGGAATCAACTATGAAGGAATTAAAGGAACATATACAGTAAAACCAGTGCATCTAGCATGCAGTGACAGTATGCCATGTCAAGACGTGACCCTGACGAATATCCAACTAAAGCCAGTACAAGAGCGTTACCACATGTATGATCCATTCTGTTGGCAGACGTTCGGAGAGCTATATACTCCTACACAACCTCCAATTGGATGTTTACAAGTCGGCAAACCATCTAGCAACAAAATTCAGGCAGATCATGATCAATGCTAG